A stretch of the Streptomyces sp. NBC_00078 genome encodes the following:
- the sigM gene encoding RNA polymerase sigma factor SigM, with translation MDETASDSVSDHDLLTRHVAGDPEAFGELVRRHRDRLWAVALRTLGDREEAADAVQDALVSAYRAAHTFRGQSAVTTWLHRITVNACLDRARKAASRKTSPVDDTERLEQLLEPHEEASAPAERNDLHRQLLEALGTLPPNQRAALVLVDMQGYPVAEAARLLDVPTGTVKSRCARGRARLLPLLTHLRPENSGGGKEPGERRNRTQGTSVPPAAGPPTDGSRDTGPSDSAAVKGGGGRA, from the coding sequence TTGGACGAGACCGCGAGCGATTCCGTCAGCGACCACGATCTCCTCACCCGTCATGTCGCCGGCGACCCGGAGGCCTTCGGTGAGCTTGTGCGGCGTCATCGTGATCGCCTGTGGGCGGTGGCCCTGCGGACGCTGGGAGACCGCGAGGAGGCCGCTGACGCCGTTCAGGACGCCCTTGTATCGGCCTACCGGGCCGCCCACACCTTCCGGGGGCAGTCGGCCGTCACGACGTGGCTGCACCGGATCACGGTGAACGCCTGCCTGGACCGTGCTCGCAAGGCCGCCTCGCGAAAAACCTCGCCGGTCGACGACACCGAGCGGCTGGAGCAGCTGCTGGAGCCGCACGAGGAGGCATCGGCTCCTGCTGAGCGCAATGATCTGCACCGTCAGCTGTTGGAGGCCCTTGGCACCCTCCCGCCCAACCAACGCGCCGCCCTCGTCCTCGTCGACATGCAGGGGTACCCCGTGGCCGAAGCCGCGCGCCTCCTCGACGTCCCTACGGGCACGGTGAAGAGCCGCTGCGCCCGTGGCAGAGCCAGACTCCTGCCGCTTCTCACTCATCTACGGCCGGAAAACTCCGGTGGCGGAAAGGAACCGGGTGAGAGGCGGAACCGGACGCAGGGGACATCCGTCCCACCGGCAGCGGGACCGCCGACCGACGGTTCACGCGATACCGGGCCGAGTGATTCAGCTGCAGTGAAGGGCGGAGGTGGGCGAGCGTGA